In Chryseobacterium shigense, the following proteins share a genomic window:
- a CDS encoding M20/M25/M40 family metallo-hydrolase, whose protein sequence is MNKNYIFSLIGLLMFSFGHAQNYKKPLVSAIKETDLRKDMYELAADQFWGREAGTLDELKVSMWLADKAKEAGMKPAGDNGTFFQFFDMYRHQVTPQSSLKIGNSSLKLWKDFLVAEPVNSSIDSEIVYAGNTEPEELSKLNIKGKVLTVNASDKNIDQEMTLFVRRYPGFVRTKYYSKAYELGAKAIIFITDDISENSWVEVLPQMTRGTYGVEGLREKITDNIPVLWIKRENAGWVKNNPKIFLNLMTETYKYPSVNIIGKIEGTDPALKEEYVLLSGHQDHDGIRHPVKNDTIYNGADDNASTCVALLAMARAYKKQPGKRSILFVFHGAEERGLLGSRWHAAHPVVPKEKIVAVLNGDMIGRNDNNEAALLGGNAPHKNSEELVKMAEDANNESTKFKYLKDWDSPNHAEYFYFRSDHLPYAKAGIPAVFFTSVLHDQYHTPQDESENINYKKLYKMTEWMYRTSWKVANEAERPKVIPNFTLER, encoded by the coding sequence ATGAACAAGAATTATATTTTTTCCTTAATAGGATTGCTCATGTTCAGCTTCGGACATGCACAGAATTATAAAAAACCTCTGGTATCAGCCATTAAAGAAACGGATCTGAGAAAAGATATGTATGAATTGGCCGCAGATCAGTTTTGGGGCCGTGAAGCAGGAACTCTGGACGAATTAAAAGTTTCCATGTGGCTTGCCGACAAAGCAAAAGAAGCCGGAATGAAACCTGCCGGTGACAACGGTACATTTTTCCAGTTTTTTGATATGTACAGACATCAGGTGACACCTCAAAGCAGCCTGAAAATTGGCAACAGCAGTCTTAAACTGTGGAAAGATTTCCTGGTAGCAGAACCTGTCAATTCTTCCATTGATTCTGAAATTGTCTACGCAGGAAATACCGAGCCCGAAGAGCTTTCCAAACTGAATATCAAAGGAAAAGTTCTTACAGTTAATGCATCTGACAAAAATATTGACCAGGAAATGACGCTTTTTGTGAGAAGATATCCGGGATTCGTAAGGACAAAATATTACAGCAAAGCTTATGAATTGGGAGCAAAAGCAATTATTTTTATCACTGACGATATTTCTGAAAACAGCTGGGTGGAAGTTCTTCCCCAAATGACCAGAGGAACCTATGGTGTTGAAGGCCTGAGAGAAAAGATTACGGACAACATTCCCGTATTATGGATCAAAAGAGAAAATGCCGGCTGGGTAAAGAACAATCCTAAAATTTTTCTGAACCTGATGACAGAAACCTACAAATATCCATCCGTGAATATCATCGGAAAAATTGAAGGTACAGATCCTGCGCTTAAAGAAGAATACGTTTTACTCAGCGGACATCAGGACCACGACGGAATAAGGCATCCTGTAAAAAATGACACGATCTACAACGGTGCCGATGATAACGCCAGTACATGTGTTGCTTTGCTTGCCATGGCCAGAGCCTATAAAAAGCAGCCCGGAAAAAGAAGCATCCTGTTTGTTTTTCATGGAGCTGAGGAAAGGGGGTTGCTGGGCTCAAGATGGCATGCCGCACATCCTGTTGTTCCGAAAGAAAAAATTGTAGCAGTACTGAACGGTGATATGATCGGCAGAAATGATAACAATGAAGCCGCCCTTCTTGGAGGAAATGCTCCGCATAAAAACTCTGAAGAGCTTGTAAAAATGGCCGAAGATGCTAATAATGAAAGTACGAAATTCAAATATTTAAAAGACTGGGATTCCCCTAATCATGCAGAGTATTTCTATTTTAGAAGCGACCATCTTCCATATGCCAAAGCCGGAATTCCTGCGGTGTTTTTTACCAGCGTACTGCATGATCAGTACCATACACCACAGGATGAATCTGAAAACATCAATTATAAAAAGCTCTATAAAATGACGGAATGGATGTACAGAACATCGTGGAAAGTAGCCAATGAGGCTGAACGTCCGAAGGTTATTCCGAATTTTACGCTTGAGAGATAA
- the ilvA gene encoding threonine ammonia-lyase IlvA produces MKQTYPSVLTNIYKAAERLKSVIVRTPLAVNNNLSDLYDARISFKREDLQRVRSYKIRGAYNKMAVMSSESLAKGVVCASAGNHAQGVAFACNTMKVKGTVFMPLPTPGQKLEQVKMFGGDYIDIILYGDTFDEAKDAAVKFCKDHQGVFIHPFDDQDIIDGQATAALEILEQSDEPVDYLFVPIGGGGLAAGVCTVFRELSPQTKIIGVEPSAAASMKKALEKGKPVLLENISRFVDGAAVQKVGNLNFELCKNVLHDMALADEGKVCETILSLYNKDAIVVEPAGALSVAVLEKYRNEIKGKNVVCIISGSNNDITRMEEIKEKALLYAGLKHYFLVRFAQRPGALKNFVLNVLGPNDDITTFEYTQKNSKEKGIAVVGIVLKQNQDFDPLINNMKKYDFFVTYLNNDPSLMNLFT; encoded by the coding sequence ATGAAGCAAACGTATCCTTCAGTTTTAACTAATATCTATAAGGCTGCTGAAAGACTTAAAAGCGTCATTGTAAGAACACCTTTGGCCGTAAATAATAATCTTTCCGATCTCTATGATGCCAGAATAAGCTTTAAACGCGAAGATCTGCAGCGTGTAAGATCCTATAAAATCAGGGGAGCTTACAACAAAATGGCTGTGATGTCCTCTGAAAGCCTTGCGAAAGGTGTAGTCTGTGCCAGCGCAGGAAATCATGCCCAGGGAGTTGCTTTTGCCTGTAATACCATGAAAGTGAAAGGAACCGTTTTTATGCCTTTACCCACACCGGGACAAAAACTGGAACAGGTGAAAATGTTTGGGGGTGACTATATAGATATTATTCTTTACGGGGATACTTTTGATGAAGCGAAAGATGCAGCAGTGAAGTTTTGTAAGGATCATCAGGGAGTATTCATTCATCCTTTTGATGATCAGGATATTATTGACGGCCAGGCTACAGCAGCACTGGAAATTCTCGAACAGTCGGATGAGCCTGTTGATTATCTTTTTGTCCCGATAGGTGGTGGAGGTCTGGCGGCTGGTGTTTGTACGGTATTCAGGGAATTGTCTCCGCAGACGAAAATTATAGGAGTGGAGCCTTCCGCAGCAGCAAGCATGAAAAAAGCACTGGAAAAAGGAAAACCGGTGCTTCTTGAAAACATCAGCCGTTTTGTGGATGGAGCTGCTGTACAAAAGGTCGGGAATCTTAATTTTGAGCTTTGCAAAAATGTACTGCATGATATGGCTCTGGCGGATGAAGGTAAGGTATGCGAAACCATTCTTTCACTCTATAATAAAGATGCCATTGTGGTAGAACCTGCCGGAGCTCTTTCTGTAGCTGTGCTTGAAAAATACAGGAATGAGATCAAGGGTAAAAATGTGGTATGCATCATCAGTGGAAGCAATAATGATATTACACGTATGGAGGAGATCAAAGAAAAAGCTCTTCTGTATGCAGGTTTAAAACATTATTTTCTGGTAAGATTTGCCCAACGCCCGGGAGCTCTGAAGAATTTTGTTCTGAATGTCTTGGGACCTAATGATGATATTACCACTTTTGAATACACCCAAAAAAATTCAAAAGAAAAGGGAATAGCTGTCGTAGGCATTGTTCTGAAACAGAATCAGGATTTTGATCCGCTGATTAATAATATGAAGAAATATGATTTTTTCGTTACCTATCTGAATAATGATCCGTCTCTGATGAATCTGTTCACCTAG
- a CDS encoding ABC transporter ATP-binding protein, translating to MEKILSVKNLTKKFKRTVVNNISFDVEKGNVYGLLGPNGSGKSTTFGMLLSTINPTSGDWYWFGRKGTDPDTLKKIGAIIEQPNFYPYLDAETNLKIVAEIKGTAYTRIDEVLKTVGLLERKKDAFKTYSLGMKQRLAIASAMLNNPEVMILDEPTNGLDPEGIIQIREIISNIAKQGITIIIASHLLDEIEKICSHVIVLKEGNSIYCGRVDEMTANNGYFELKADNNALLINTLEELQWFRSVKTEGEIIKAQIREDVSVSASALNQKLTEKGIYLSHLTKKKLSLESQFLELVKNTNTHA from the coding sequence ATGGAAAAAATTTTGTCAGTAAAGAATTTAACCAAAAAATTCAAGAGAACTGTAGTAAACAATATTTCCTTTGATGTGGAAAAGGGAAATGTTTACGGCTTATTAGGCCCCAACGGAAGCGGAAAATCCACTACATTCGGGATGCTTTTATCCACAATTAACCCTACCAGCGGAGACTGGTACTGGTTTGGCAGGAAAGGCACTGATCCTGATACGCTGAAAAAGATAGGAGCTATTATAGAACAGCCTAATTTTTACCCTTATCTGGATGCTGAAACTAACCTTAAAATTGTAGCTGAGATCAAAGGAACTGCTTATACAAGAATTGATGAAGTATTGAAAACAGTAGGCCTCCTGGAAAGGAAAAAAGATGCTTTCAAAACCTATTCTTTGGGAATGAAACAGCGTTTAGCCATAGCATCAGCCATGCTGAACAATCCCGAGGTAATGATCCTTGACGAGCCTACCAACGGACTTGATCCTGAAGGAATCATCCAGATCAGGGAGATCATCAGTAATATTGCCAAACAGGGTATTACCATTATCATTGCCAGCCACCTTCTGGACGAGATTGAAAAGATCTGCAGCCATGTTATTGTTTTGAAAGAAGGAAATTCCATTTACTGTGGAAGAGTGGATGAAATGACAGCCAACAACGGATATTTTGAGTTAAAAGCTGATAACAATGCGTTGCTTATAAACACATTGGAAGAACTTCAATGGTTCAGATCCGTGAAAACCGAAGGTGAGATCATCAAAGCACAGATCCGTGAAGATGTTTCTGTCTCTGCATCAGCCTTAAACCAGAAACTTACCGAAAAAGGGATTTATCTTTCTCATTTAACGAAGAAAAAACTGTCCCTTGAGTCCCAATTCCTTGAACTTGTAAAAAACACGAATACCCATGCTTAA
- a CDS encoding sigma-70 family RNA polymerase sigma factor: protein MTKNETIKNWIEQYSAPLLRKAVYLLSDKIDAEDVVQDVFLAAFSSYDSFEGKSQPLTWLTGILNRKAADFYRKKYKSEPEIRLDHFFDETGSWKNDGVLNDWNISEKEPELLDNKDFNKTLEDCIEDLPSRWKIPLKMYYLQEKKAPEVSQELEISTTNLWKILQRSRMQLRECLDINWFANL from the coding sequence ATGACAAAAAATGAAACAATCAAAAATTGGATAGAACAATATTCCGCACCATTGCTGAGAAAAGCGGTTTATTTACTTTCAGATAAAATTGATGCGGAGGATGTAGTGCAGGACGTATTTTTAGCCGCATTTTCGTCCTATGATTCTTTTGAAGGAAAAAGCCAGCCGTTAACATGGCTTACGGGTATTTTAAACAGAAAAGCTGCTGATTTTTACCGCAAAAAATATAAATCGGAGCCGGAAATCAGGCTGGATCATTTTTTTGATGAAACAGGTTCCTGGAAAAACGACGGTGTTTTAAACGACTGGAATATTTCCGAGAAAGAACCGGAACTTTTAGACAATAAAGATTTTAATAAAACCCTGGAGGACTGTATTGAAGATTTGCCCTCCAGATGGAAGATTCCGCTGAAAATGTATTATCTTCAGGAAAAAAAAGCACCGGAAGTGAGTCAGGAATTGGAAATTTCCACGACTAATCTGTGGAAGATCCTTCAGAGAAGCAGAATGCAGCTGAGGGAATGCCTTGATATCAACTGGTTTGCCAACTTATAA
- a CDS encoding alpha/beta fold hydrolase — protein sequence MKIIKWIKRLVMALFLIVVLLLIAGFIFEKIARAKAEKIQPDGQFAEVENHNMHYLEEGKGGPTVVFETAFDPAGHLQWYHIQKDLPKDYTTFSYDRSGILWSERGTNPKTGDKIAEELHTLLEKSKAPKPYILVGHSFGGMLTRFFVKKYPQDVAGVILVDSQYPADEKYLSPELHKMVNQGLPGGFLKFANTFGAARLMFKNMFPLEKQYKYQNSLMPVLLYKSADATLEEQDHMKSIKAEASSINSFGSIPLYIITAGDKKRYDSFITDKKIKAEMLDAWDKMQKDLLNLSTDSKQIIVPVGGHYINQDQPKVIEEAVNAMVKKVTDK from the coding sequence ATGAAAATTATTAAATGGATAAAACGTTTAGTGATGGCGCTGTTTTTAATTGTCGTTCTGCTGCTGATTGCCGGATTTATCTTTGAAAAAATAGCAAGGGCAAAAGCAGAGAAAATTCAACCTGACGGGCAGTTTGCTGAGGTTGAGAACCATAATATGCATTATCTGGAAGAAGGAAAAGGCGGTCCGACAGTCGTTTTTGAAACAGCTTTCGATCCTGCGGGACATCTGCAATGGTATCACATTCAGAAAGATCTTCCTAAAGACTATACTACGTTTTCCTACGACAGGTCCGGAATTCTTTGGAGTGAGAGAGGAACAAATCCCAAAACAGGAGACAAAATTGCCGAAGAACTTCATACACTTCTGGAAAAATCCAAAGCTCCCAAACCTTATATTCTTGTCGGCCATTCTTTTGGAGGAATGCTTACCCGGTTTTTTGTGAAAAAATATCCGCAGGATGTTGCAGGGGTAATATTGGTAGACAGCCAATATCCCGCTGACGAAAAATACCTGTCCCCCGAATTACACAAAATGGTTAATCAGGGCTTACCCGGAGGATTCCTGAAATTTGCAAATACATTCGGAGCGGCAAGGCTGATGTTTAAAAATATGTTCCCGCTGGAGAAGCAATACAAATATCAGAATTCACTGATGCCTGTACTGCTCTATAAAAGTGCCGATGCTACACTGGAAGAGCAGGATCACATGAAATCTATTAAAGCGGAAGCGTCTTCCATCAACTCTTTTGGTTCAATTCCTTTGTACATTATTACTGCAGGGGACAAAAAAAGATACGACAGTTTCATTACAGATAAAAAAATAAAAGCCGAAATGCTTGATGCATGGGATAAAATGCAGAAAGACCTCCTGAATTTATCCACCGACAGCAAACAGATCATTGTACCTGTTGGCGGGCACTATATCAATCAGGATCAGCCGAAGGTTATAGAAGAAGCCGTAAATGCTATGGTTAAAAAAGTTACGGATAAATAA
- the msrB gene encoding peptide-methionine (R)-S-oxide reductase MsrB: MKNIFIVLGIILGIAVFAAGSGLLKKSKSKELTKERENQEIMDNKNVREIYFAGGCFWGTEHFFQQIRGVVGTEVGYANGNTQNPTYEEVVSHTTGFAETVKVKYDPEQVDLKLLIDLYFKTIDPTSIDKQGNDRGNQYRTGIYFTNKKDETIVKNEVLKLAGNYSKPVVVETVALKNFYKAEDYHQDYLDKNPGGYCHIEPGLFEMAKNANPLPEVKYQKQDKKVLKEKLTAEQYNVTQENATERPFQNEYWDETREGIYVDITTGEPLFISTDKFESGCGWPSFSKPITKKLIEEKMDKSAGMVRVEVRSKTGDAHLGHVFTDGPADKGGLRYCINSASLKFIPKAEMEKKGYGEYISLLDKK; this comes from the coding sequence ATGAAAAATATATTTATCGTGCTCGGAATTATTCTGGGTATTGCAGTTTTTGCTGCCGGATCAGGGCTTTTAAAAAAATCAAAGTCTAAAGAATTAACCAAAGAAAGAGAAAACCAGGAAATTATGGATAATAAGAATGTCAGAGAAATTTATTTTGCAGGCGGATGTTTTTGGGGTACGGAACACTTTTTCCAGCAGATCCGCGGAGTTGTAGGAACCGAAGTGGGGTATGCAAACGGAAATACCCAAAACCCTACTTATGAAGAAGTGGTAAGCCATACCACAGGTTTTGCAGAAACGGTAAAAGTGAAATATGATCCTGAACAGGTTGATCTTAAGCTGCTGATTGATCTTTATTTTAAAACAATTGATCCTACAAGTATTGATAAACAGGGAAATGACAGGGGAAACCAGTACAGAACAGGAATCTATTTCACCAATAAGAAAGATGAGACTATTGTAAAAAATGAAGTTTTAAAACTGGCCGGAAATTACTCTAAACCGGTAGTTGTAGAAACAGTTGCTTTGAAAAATTTCTATAAAGCGGAAGATTACCATCAGGATTATCTGGATAAAAATCCGGGAGGCTACTGCCATATTGAACCGGGACTTTTTGAAATGGCTAAAAATGCCAATCCTCTTCCTGAAGTAAAATACCAGAAGCAGGATAAAAAAGTCTTAAAAGAAAAACTGACTGCCGAACAGTATAATGTAACCCAGGAAAACGCAACGGAAAGACCTTTCCAAAATGAATACTGGGATGAAACCCGTGAAGGAATTTATGTAGATATTACTACAGGCGAACCATTATTTATTTCAACAGATAAATTTGAGTCCGGCTGCGGATGGCCAAGCTTTTCAAAACCGATCACCAAAAAACTGATCGAAGAAAAAATGGACAAATCTGCCGGAATGGTGAGGGTAGAAGTAAGAAGTAAAACCGGTGATGCCCACCTGGGACATGTTTTTACAGATGGTCCTGCAGATAAAGGAGGGCTTCGTTACTGCATCAACAGTGCTTCGCTGAAGTTTATTCCAAAGGCTGAAATGGAGAAAAAAGGCTATGGAGAGTACATCTCTTTGCTGGATAAAAAGTAA
- the alaS gene encoding alanine--tRNA ligase codes for MTSQEIRQKFLDYFKSKDHLIVPSAPIVLKDDPTLMFSNSGMTQFKDFFLGYKTPTAPRIADTQKCLRVSGKHNDLDDVGRDTYHHTMFEMLGNWSFGDYFKKDAIAFAWELLTEVFGIPKENLYVTIFEGDASENLERDQDAYDFWKSHISEDRIINGNKKDNFWEMGESGPCGPCSEIHVDLRTPEEKAKVSGLELVNNDHPQVVEVWNLVFMEFNRKADKSLEKLPAQHVDTGMGFERLCMALQGKSSNYDTDVFTPLIAKVEELSGKKYTGILEDEKDIAIRVVVDHIRAVAFAIADGQLPSNGGAGYVIRRILRRGISYSYRFLGMKEPFLYKLVAVLQEQMGPFFPEIEKQGKLVAEVIKSEEDSFLKTIENGLIRVEKLIQQTIADNSKVLPSEEVFELYDTYGFPDDLTRIIAEEKGLTIDEEGFKAEMEKQKLRSKADSAQKVYDWVTLEERAENFVGYDQIEADTYITRYRKVENKDGEFYQVVLSNSPFYPEGGGQIGDKGVLENAVESFEVLETKKENGLIISLINGLPKDAGAVFYAKVDAADRKNSQANHSVTHLLHEALREVLGTHVEQKGSYVGPDYLRFDFSHFNKMTEEELALVEEKVNQKIKESIALQEFRNIPIQEALDRGAMALFGEKYGDNVRMIQFGSSKELCGGTHVKNTIEIGHFKIVSESSAAAGIRRIEAISGDKSEEYFKNLENQITELSQLLKSKDVVRSIEKLIEENASLKAEVEGFKKEKAKGEIGDWKNAYEQKGNKQLLVKKTSLDAGSVKDIVFQLKREIPNSVTIILSDADGKPMITVGVSDDLASDYQAGTIVKDLAKEIQGGGGGNPGFATAGGKNLDGLENAYQKALTI; via the coding sequence ATGACATCACAAGAGATACGTCAAAAATTTTTAGATTATTTTAAAAGTAAAGACCACCTTATCGTTCCTTCAGCTCCTATTGTGCTGAAAGACGATCCTACCCTTATGTTTTCCAACTCCGGAATGACGCAGTTTAAGGATTTTTTCTTAGGTTACAAAACACCTACCGCTCCAAGAATTGCCGATACACAGAAATGTCTGAGAGTTTCCGGAAAACACAATGATCTGGATGATGTAGGTAGAGATACTTACCATCACACCATGTTTGAAATGTTAGGAAACTGGTCTTTCGGCGATTATTTTAAAAAAGATGCTATTGCTTTTGCCTGGGAATTGCTGACTGAAGTATTCGGAATTCCAAAAGAAAACTTATATGTTACTATTTTCGAAGGTGATGCTTCCGAGAATCTTGAAAGAGATCAGGATGCTTATGATTTCTGGAAATCACACATTTCAGAAGACAGAATTATCAATGGAAACAAAAAAGATAATTTCTGGGAAATGGGAGAAAGCGGACCTTGCGGACCTTGTTCTGAAATCCACGTTGATCTGAGAACTCCGGAAGAAAAAGCTAAAGTTTCCGGACTTGAACTGGTCAACAACGACCACCCGCAAGTGGTGGAAGTATGGAACCTGGTTTTCATGGAATTTAACAGAAAAGCAGACAAATCCCTGGAAAAACTTCCTGCACAGCACGTGGATACCGGAATGGGCTTTGAACGTCTTTGCATGGCGCTTCAGGGTAAATCTTCCAACTATGATACCGATGTTTTCACACCGCTTATCGCAAAAGTGGAAGAACTTTCAGGTAAAAAATATACCGGAATTTTAGAAGACGAAAAAGATATTGCCATCCGTGTTGTGGTAGACCACATCAGAGCCGTTGCTTTTGCTATTGCAGACGGGCAGCTTCCTTCAAACGGTGGAGCTGGTTATGTGATCAGAAGAATTTTAAGAAGAGGAATTTCCTATTCTTACAGATTCTTAGGTATGAAAGAACCTTTCCTTTATAAGCTTGTAGCTGTACTTCAGGAACAAATGGGACCTTTCTTCCCGGAAATTGAAAAACAGGGTAAACTGGTTGCTGAAGTAATTAAAAGTGAGGAAGATTCATTCCTGAAAACTATTGAAAACGGACTGATCAGAGTTGAAAAATTAATTCAGCAGACCATTGCAGACAACTCAAAAGTATTGCCTAGCGAAGAGGTTTTTGAATTGTACGATACTTACGGTTTCCCGGATGATTTAACAAGAATTATTGCGGAAGAAAAAGGCTTAACCATTGATGAAGAAGGTTTTAAAGCGGAAATGGAAAAGCAGAAGCTACGTTCAAAAGCTGATTCTGCCCAGAAAGTTTACGATTGGGTAACATTGGAGGAAAGAGCTGAAAACTTCGTAGGTTACGACCAGATTGAAGCTGATACCTATATTACAAGATACAGAAAAGTAGAAAATAAAGACGGGGAATTTTACCAGGTGGTATTAAGCAACTCTCCTTTCTATCCTGAAGGCGGAGGCCAGATCGGAGATAAAGGAGTTCTGGAAAATGCTGTTGAAAGCTTTGAAGTTTTAGAAACTAAAAAAGAAAACGGACTGATTATTTCTTTAATCAACGGCCTTCCTAAAGATGCCGGAGCTGTTTTCTATGCTAAAGTTGATGCAGCTGACAGAAAAAACTCACAGGCTAATCACTCTGTAACCCACCTTTTACATGAGGCTTTAAGAGAAGTTCTGGGAACTCACGTTGAACAGAAAGGTTCTTACGTTGGTCCGGATTATCTACGTTTTGACTTCTCTCATTTCAATAAAATGACTGAGGAGGAATTGGCTTTAGTGGAGGAAAAAGTAAACCAGAAAATTAAAGAAAGTATTGCATTACAGGAGTTCAGAAACATTCCGATTCAGGAGGCTCTGGATAGAGGGGCGATGGCTTTATTCGGTGAAAAATATGGTGATAATGTTAGAATGATCCAGTTCGGAAGCTCCAAGGAACTTTGCGGAGGGACCCACGTAAAAAATACCATCGAAATCGGTCACTTCAAGATTGTTTCCGAAAGTTCTGCAGCGGCTGGAATCAGAAGAATTGAAGCTATTTCCGGAGATAAATCTGAGGAATATTTCAAAAATTTAGAAAACCAGATTACTGAACTTTCCCAATTGCTGAAATCCAAAGACGTTGTAAGATCTATTGAAAAACTGATCGAAGAAAATGCTTCATTAAAAGCTGAAGTTGAAGGATTCAAAAAAGAAAAAGCAAAAGGCGAAATCGGAGACTGGAAAAATGCTTATGAACAAAAAGGAAACAAACAGTTACTGGTAAAGAAAACCTCTCTGGATGCAGGTTCCGTTAAAGACATTGTATTCCAGCTGAAAAGAGAAATCCCGAACTCAGTAACCATTATTCTTTCTGATGCAGACGGAAAACCTATGATCACAGTAGGAGTTTCTGATGATTTAGCTTCAGATTACCAAGCCGGAACCATCGTAAAAGATCTTGCAAAAGAGATCCAGGGCGGCGGCGGTGGAAATCCGGGTTTTGCAACAGCCGGCGGTAAAAACCTTGACGGGCTGGAAAATGCTTACCAGAAAGCCTTAACTATCTAG
- a CDS encoding ABC transporter permease: MLKLLKLEYYKNLNYRPFRIFAFLYFAILIALLFIGLVDLDILGGTINLKEQGIYNFPEIWNFTTWIVALLKIFLGLIIVFSISQEFTNRMFKQNTIDGLNRKEFIGSKLLTITIFTAVSTLIVFVITMFLGHQYSKVTDGSKVYEEIYYIGNYFVKLFTFFCFLMFLSVLLRKSMFVFLGFFAYWVAEKILTGIETYQKLSGIQGEQRKAALENDFFVTSLLPLESMSNLIPNPLMRLNLIKVMGVKFETHYPTESMIACIIWCVIFIGGSYWILRKRDW, from the coding sequence ATGCTTAAATTATTAAAACTGGAATATTATAAAAATCTGAACTACAGACCGTTCAGGATTTTTGCTTTCTTATATTTTGCCATCCTGATCGCACTTCTTTTTATTGGACTTGTAGATCTGGATATTCTCGGAGGAACGATCAATTTAAAAGAACAGGGAATCTATAATTTCCCGGAAATCTGGAATTTCACCACATGGATTGTTGCTTTATTAAAGATATTTCTGGGGCTCATCATTGTTTTTTCGATTTCCCAGGAGTTCACGAACAGGATGTTCAAGCAGAATACCATTGACGGACTGAACAGAAAAGAATTCATCGGATCAAAGCTTTTAACCATTACTATTTTCACTGCTGTTTCCACGCTGATCGTATTTGTGATCACTATGTTTTTGGGACATCAATATTCTAAAGTGACCGATGGTTCAAAAGTTTATGAAGAGATTTATTATATCGGAAATTATTTTGTGAAGCTGTTTACCTTTTTCTGTTTCCTGATGTTTCTTTCAGTGCTTTTAAGAAAATCCATGTTTGTATTCCTGGGATTCTTCGCCTATTGGGTTGCCGAAAAGATTCTTACCGGCATTGAAACCTACCAGAAACTAAGTGGAATTCAGGGTGAACAAAGGAAGGCCGCACTGGAAAATGATTTTTTTGTCACCAGTCTTTTACCGCTGGAAAGCATGTCCAATTTAATTCCTAATCCGTTAATGCGGCTGAATCTTATAAAAGTAATGGGAGTAAAATTTGAAACCCATTATCCTACAGAAAGTATGATTGCATGCATTATCTGGTGTGTCATCTTTATTGGAGGCTCTTACTGGATCCTCAGAAAAAGGGATTGGTAA
- a CDS encoding DUF417 family protein: MNGTTQLNLESRLYKTGYYISLFGAALILFWIGIFKFTPTESAAIKPLVENHFLTFFVYKTAGVQTVSNAIGAIEIIIALLLIFSVKFASLRKYAAIGMIITFLITLSYLFTTPGIWKIVDGLPVTDFFILKDLMLLGFGLMIVQNNRNNG; this comes from the coding sequence ATGAACGGAACAACTCAACTTAACCTGGAATCGCGACTATATAAAACAGGATATTATATTTCGCTTTTCGGAGCTGCACTTATCTTATTCTGGATCGGGATATTCAAATTCACTCCTACCGAATCTGCTGCGATCAAACCTTTGGTGGAAAACCATTTTCTTACTTTTTTCGTATATAAAACAGCAGGGGTTCAGACGGTGTCAAATGCTATCGGAGCGATAGAAATTATCATTGCATTATTACTGATATTTAGTGTGAAATTTGCATCTCTGAGAAAGTATGCCGCAATCGGGATGATCATCACATTTCTGATAACACTGAGTTATCTTTTCACGACTCCCGGAATATGGAAAATAGTGGATGGACTTCCTGTTACAGATTTTTTTATTCTGAAAGATCTGATGTTATTGGGATTTGGGTTGATGATTGTACAAAATAATAGAAATAATGGATAA